The following proteins come from a genomic window of bacterium:
- a CDS encoding cofactor-independent phosphoglycerate mutase, producing the protein MKYIVIVGDGMADYGLSELEGRTPLCAARKPNIDLIAENGICGCLKTVPGRLEPGSDIANMSILGYNPLKYYSGRGPFEALSRGIELKKGEIAFRCNLVTVDEGLMADYSAGHIKTEEARSVIERLNEKMCSEGVRFYPGVSYRHIMIISEEALGADGAKLKCIPPHDISGKPVSANLPSGKGSKVLIKLMRKSSDILHDTDINSVRLDLRENPANMIWLWGAGKLPAIPLFKEKFGLDAAIISAVDLLKGIGKALGMDVIDVPGATGYYDTDYEAKAEYALKALSENDLVFIHVEAPDEAGHNGDIREKIRAIENIDEKIIKKISEHFSGDSDYRILFLCDHATPVSLKTHTRDPVPFCMSGKGIKKDAFTSYDEQCCKSPTLKFEAGHRLMDYFVKH; encoded by the coding sequence GTGAAATATATTGTTATTGTCGGAGATGGAATGGCGGATTACGGTTTGTCCGAATTAGAGGGCAGGACGCCGCTCTGCGCGGCGAGAAAACCGAATATAGACCTGATTGCGGAAAACGGTATATGCGGCTGTCTGAAAACCGTGCCGGGCAGACTTGAACCCGGGAGCGATATCGCCAATATGTCGATTCTGGGATATAACCCTTTAAAATATTATTCCGGCCGGGGCCCTTTTGAAGCGTTAAGCAGGGGTATAGAATTAAAGAAGGGCGAAATAGCTTTCAGGTGCAATCTTGTTACTGTTGATGAAGGTCTGATGGCGGACTACAGCGCCGGACACATTAAGACCGAAGAGGCAAGGTCGGTAATAGAAAGATTAAACGAAAAAATGTGTTCAGAGGGGGTCAGATTTTATCCCGGCGTCAGTTACAGGCATATTATGATAATCAGCGAAGAAGCGCTGGGAGCCGATGGCGCGAAATTGAAATGTATACCTCCTCATGATATATCCGGAAAACCGGTATCGGCGAATCTCCCTTCGGGGAAAGGTTCTAAAGTTTTAATAAAACTGATGCGTAAATCCTCAGATATATTACATGATACGGATATTAATTCGGTAAGGCTTGACCTTCGTGAAAATCCTGCTAATATGATATGGCTCTGGGGCGCGGGGAAGCTGCCTGCGATCCCGTTGTTTAAAGAAAAATTCGGTTTGGATGCGGCAATAATATCCGCGGTTGATTTACTGAAAGGGATAGGTAAAGCGCTTGGAATGGATGTGATAGATGTTCCGGGGGCGACAGGATATTATGATACCGATTATGAAGCAAAAGCGGAATACGCGTTGAAGGCTTTATCTGAAAATGACCTTGTGTTCATACATGTAGAAGCGCCGGATGAAGCCGGCCATAACGGCGATATAAGAGAGAAAATCAGGGCAATCGAAAACATTGATGAAAAAATTATAAAAAAAATATCGGAGCATTTTTCGGGGGACAGCGATTACCGTATTTTGTTTTTATGTGATCATGCGACACCGGTTTCGTTAAAGACCCATACGCGGGATCCTGTTCCTTTCTGTATGTCCGGCAAGGGAATAAAAAAGGATGCTTTCACTTCTTATGATGAACAGTGCTGTAAGTCTCCGACACTGAAATTTGAAGCGGGGCACCGCTTGATGGATTATTTCGTTAAACATTAA